The DNA sequence GGCGGGAGAGATACGGGAACTATCGGATGCCATTCGTTAAGAGAAAAGGACGTGACGCTGCAAGTAGGAAGAAAGGTTGTTTCACTACTCAAGCAAAGGGGTTTTGAAGTTTGTGTTACTCGCGATCGGGATGTCTTCATTCCGCTTGATAGACGGACAACATTTGCCAATCAAAAAAACGCGGAACTTTTTGTTTCAATTCATGCCAATTCATCACGGAAAAAAAATATTCAGGGGGTTGAAACTTATTGGTCGTCACGATGCTCTGTGCATAAACAATCTTTTACTCAAAGATTAAATGATAATCGCGCGGTGCAAGAATTTTATTATCCATTTGATTCTAGAGCAGAACTATTAGCCCGGTGTGTGCATAATGGTGTTCTTACTTCTGTTTCGCCCACCTATCAACTTGTGGATCGTGCGGTAAAAAAATCTATTTCACAGGTACTCATTGGCACCGATATGCCGGCCACTCTTATTGAGATTGGATTTCTTTCCCATCCACAAGAAGCGGACTGGTTGTCACAAGATACTAATCAAATAAAAATAGCTGCCGGAATATGCAACGGCATTGAGGCGTATTATAAAAGTGCTTTTGCAGCCTGATAACAGCGCGCCTTGATTAACTCTTTGTGATCGTGCTACACTGCAATACAATCAAAAAAAAATGTATCACTTTTTCATAAAATAGATTAAGCGTGCTAGCAACGATTTGGGAACAATTTTTAGTTATCGCAAGCCAAGAGGCAGGAAGCCGCGTTGTTGAAACGTGGTTAAAAGCTGTTTGTCTCCATCGCTGGGATTCATTGCATAAAATTGTTTATGTCAAGGCGCCCAATGCATTCATTAAAGAATGGATTAAGACGAACTACCTTGCAATTTTTCATATGCATCTTAGTCGTCTATTTAACGTTGATCAGCTCAAAATTGTTTTCGTAGAGGAAAACGAATTAATTGTTTCGCATGATGAAAAAAACGATCATGATGAATCAATTAAAGTATTGCCTGCACATCGAATTGCACGTGAGCCATTACAGGAAAAAAAGGGTACAAAGGTTGTAAAGTTTGGCACACCTCTACGCCATCAGCTCAATAAAAATTTTATATTCGATACCTTCATTGTTGGTCCTAATAATCATATGGCGTACGCTGCGGCGTATGCGGTAACGCAGAAACTTGGCAAATTATATAATCCGCTTTTTATTTACGGTGGTTCTGGTTTAGGAAAAACGCATTTGATGCATGCGATTGCACATGAAGTAAAATTACATCATAGAAACGTTGAGGTTCTCTACCAACCGGCGGATAGATTTGTCAGCGAATTTATTTATGCAATTCGATTCGATAAAGTTCATCAATTTCAATCTAAGTATAAAGATGTTGATGTACTTTTAATTGATGATATTCAATGCATTTCAAATAAAGAACAAACCCAAGAAGCATTCTTTCATATTTTCAATACGCTCTATGATGCTCACAAACAGATCGTATTTTCTAGTGATTCATATCCAAGTAATATTCAAGGAATTGCAGAGAGGTTGCGTTCGCGAATGGCAAGTGGCTTAGTTGTTGATGTGCAGATGCCAACGATTGAAACTAAAATAGCAATTCTAAAACGAAAAGCTGAACTACAGGGTGAAGAGTTACCCGATGATGTAGCGGCTTTTATTGCATCCTCTGTAAATTCAAACATTCGTGAACTTGAGGGTGCGTTTATTCGGATTAATGCGTTTGCGCATTTAATGAAACAGTCAATCACGCTCGAATTAGCAAAAAAAGTTCTCGTAGTTCGTATGAGCAAAGAATCTGGTGAAAGATCTCAGGTCGATTTTGATCGAATTGTAAAAACTATTGGTACTCATTATAGGTACACGCTCGGGGATTTACGATCAAAAAAAAGAAGCAAAGAGTTGTCTTGGGTGCGCCAACTTGCTATGTATTTTATGAGGAATCTTACCGATAAGTCTCTTCACGAGATTGCTCATTATTTAGGACGCAGCGATCATTCAACGGTGATTCATGCGTTCAAGCAGGTGCAGGATCGTGTGGAGGCAGATCGAGAGTTCCAGGATCAGATAAATAGAATGAAGCACGAAATGCTCTAAAAACAAAGGGGAGGTCATTATGATAGGTTTGCTCACTCTATTAATTTTATTAATATGCAATGGTTTTACGGTTGCCAATACAGAATATGCGGCCCGAGATTTTGATTTATTTTTAAAACAGTTTGTTAGCTTTGAGCAACAGCCAGCTTTCAAAGATTACTATGCCAATCTCATGGTTCGTGAGAGAGACCGTGTCGATCGTGCAAAAGGAAAACAAGTGTTGCTTGATTTGGAAAAAAATGGAAAAGCTTCGCTGGAAACCCAGGCTCCGACATATTTTGCGCAATTAAAAAAAGATAAACACTCTGAGCGAGCACAAAGAAAATTATATATTCGCTACGGCGCATATCAGGAATTTCTAAAAAATGAAATCAAAACGAAGAATTCATTTTTTGTGAAGGCACGGGGATATGTGACCGGCGCAAAAACCAGGGTCGCCAATTGGTTTGGATCATGGCGCAAATCAAAAACTGTCGCTTAGATAGCTGATGTAATGGATGCGGGTGCATTATAGGATTGGTAAATTTTTTCTTCTATAATTTGTGAACCGAATGCGAGGTTAATTGCTCTCTTTAATTCCGCGCGGCGATCATTAATAATGTACACGCTTCGCGCAAGAGTGATAAATTCCTCGTCGAAGGACAGTAATCGCTCTTTCTCGCGAAGTTTATCTTCGACATCCCATAGCAATTGATTAACTTTAAAAAGCTCGGCTTTTAAATGATCCAATTGATCAGAATTACTAATTTGATCAGTTAATGTTTTTCTTAATATTGTTAACTCGTAGTTAATATTTTTCAATTTACTGGCATCAGCTGTTTTTGCCGATTTTATTTCAAGAATTGTTATTTTGTCTACTAACTCCCCTAATGATATTTCAGTCATAAGGGGCTGCGAGCCTTTAGCGCATGCTTTGTAGTTATTGAGCCATTCTCTCGGATAAAGATGATGCAAAATGAAATTTTCAACTGAACTATAGGTATTAAGTGCTGCAAATCTGATTGTTTGCAGCAAACTGCAAACGGGATCAGCAAAAACTTCTCCGTCATCATCGAATGCTGCAAGGTCGTTGCCCTGCACTAAAATATTCCAGGGCAATAAATCTCTATGTTTTATGTTTGCAAATTCAACCAATGACGAAATTAGCTGCGGCGTGTTTGGCCAAACTCCACTGAGAGCTTTGAACGTTACTAAATTAATGCCGGGGAGCCATTCGGTTTTACGCACTTTTCCGTTATGTTTTTTTAAAAGATTTTTTTTCTCGAATGTGCTATCAATTTCATAAGAAACGCTCTCTGCATTTGCCGTATTGCCATAAAACCAATGTTTAACCGGTAACTCTTTTTTTGGTGTTTCAAAAATCTGCATGAGCGCCATCGCGTTTGGATCGGTGTGCCGTGGCGTCTCTGCAATCACCTTCCCTTTTTTAGCTTTTAAGAAATCTTCAATCGCTTTGATCTCGGAATTATTCATGAAGACTTTATCGGTTGAGGGGGGCGTTTCTATAATAACGTAGTCGCCCATTTTAAAGACCGCTTGCGCAACGGTTTGCCACTCTTTTCCAAAATGGTGAATAACATTCAAGCAAAGCACTACATCAAAATGCTCACATTCAGCAAGGCGTCGAAAATCGGAAGGGTTCATATGTTTTTTTAGATAAATAATATTTTTAAGATCGGTATTAAGGGCGCAGAGCTCTTCGAGTTTGTTTGAAGCGTTGAATGATACGTTTAAGTATTCACCTTCAATCATAACAGCAGAGGAACTGGGAAAGTCGTGAGCTGTTCTAAATGAAAAATACCCTTGAGCGGCTCCAATATCCAATATAGTGAAGGGGCGCTTATACATTTTTAAATGCTCTTTGA is a window from the Candidatus Babeliales bacterium genome containing:
- a CDS encoding N-acetylmuramoyl-L-alanine amidase gives rise to the protein MKKYYGLIMGLCTCFIGQAALHKSSVVTKAFFHQGKLSDKVMFYFDVEPLCNELPMRSAQKNETGMKELVLFFPLTSLAREAKQNLNSLKDKNNSSYKISLEEVEKPIRGLRISVAYDPESIIFDYSSCDVISATKGFVMSFHNKKVLEKIKHASNSVLRYAEAEKPQKKRIVVDFGHGGRDTGTIGCHSLREKDVTLQVGRKVVSLLKQRGFEVCVTRDRDVFIPLDRRTTFANQKNAELFVSIHANSSRKKNIQGVETYWSSRCSVHKQSFTQRLNDNRAVQEFYYPFDSRAELLARCVHNGVLTSVSPTYQLVDRAVKKSISQVLIGTDMPATLIEIGFLSHPQEADWLSQDTNQIKIAAGICNGIEAYYKSAFAA
- the dnaA gene encoding chromosomal replication initiator protein DnaA, coding for MLATIWEQFLVIASQEAGSRVVETWLKAVCLHRWDSLHKIVYVKAPNAFIKEWIKTNYLAIFHMHLSRLFNVDQLKIVFVEENELIVSHDEKNDHDESIKVLPAHRIAREPLQEKKGTKVVKFGTPLRHQLNKNFIFDTFIVGPNNHMAYAAAYAVTQKLGKLYNPLFIYGGSGLGKTHLMHAIAHEVKLHHRNVEVLYQPADRFVSEFIYAIRFDKVHQFQSKYKDVDVLLIDDIQCISNKEQTQEAFFHIFNTLYDAHKQIVFSSDSYPSNIQGIAERLRSRMASGLVVDVQMPTIETKIAILKRKAELQGEELPDDVAAFIASSVNSNIRELEGAFIRINAFAHLMKQSITLELAKKVLVVRMSKESGERSQVDFDRIVKTIGTHYRYTLGDLRSKKRSKELSWVRQLAMYFMRNLTDKSLHEIAHYLGRSDHSTVIHAFKQVQDRVEADREFQDQINRMKHEML
- a CDS encoding DUF6165 family protein, yielding MSKCSRFTIVLLISSRILWAEQYQDIIVNNQIISPGVRESATRYAAIKEHLKMYKRPFTILDIGAAQGYFSFRTAHDFPSSSAVMIEGEYLNVSFNASNKLEELCALNTDLKNIIYLKKHMNPSDFRRLAECEHFDVVLCLNVIHHFGKEWQTVAQAVFKMGDYVIIETPPSTDKVFMNNSEIKAIEDFLKAKKGKVIAETPRHTDPNAMALMQIFETPKKELPVKHWFYGNTANAESVSYEIDSTFEKKNLLKKHNGKVRKTEWLPGINLVTFKALSGVWPNTPQLISSLVEFANIKHRDLLPWNILVQGNDLAAFDDDGEVFADPVCSLLQTIRFAALNTYSSVENFILHHLYPREWLNNYKACAKGSQPLMTEISLGELVDKITILEIKSAKTADASKLKNINYELTILRKTLTDQISNSDQLDHLKAELFKVNQLLWDVEDKLREKERLLSFDEEFITLARSVYIINDRRAELKRAINLAFGSQIIEEKIYQSYNAPASITSAI